Proteins from a genomic interval of Rosa chinensis cultivar Old Blush chromosome 2, RchiOBHm-V2, whole genome shotgun sequence:
- the LOC112186408 gene encoding protein PHOX4, with translation MMGKQSGKKKKSSGDSPKPSNSSENSPKTQDKDTEVFIAMAHELKDEGNKLFQKRDHGGAMLKYEKALRLLPRNHIDVSYLRSNMAACYMQMGLSEYPRAINECNLALEVTPKYSKALLKRAKCYEALNRLDLALRDVGTVLNMEPNNIMALEVAERVKDVLEKKGLRVNDTVIELPPDYVEPSHNVLPGKLTKFKCRKKKGNKDEEKKVHEDNTGGNTEDKIEQKKAVEIGEEKKSVGIEPSHNVLPGKLMKLKSRKKKGNKDEGKKVHEDNTGGNTEDKIEEKKAVEIGEQKKSGGIGDVDKDLEIAEEKKAEVKVVVEEKITTTEEVPKRSVKLVLGEDIRWAQLPVNCTLLQLREVIRDRFPRSRAVLIKYRDEEGDLVTITTNEELRWAEESAESEGSVRLYIIEVSPDQDPFFQELKVEAHKLNYGAENGTLVHHKDMKGSYCIEDWIIDFAQLFKNYAGFESDAYLDLHELGMKFYSEAMEETVTSEEAQDIFDTAGEKFQEMGALALFNWGNVHMARARKKVLFTEDSSKESIISNIKTAYEWAQKEYTEAGRRYEEALHIKPDFYESYLALGQQQFEQAKLSWYYAISSNVDLETWPSTEVLRLYNKAEDNMEKGMQLWEESEEQRLSELSSPTSCKTQLQKMGLDGIVKDISADEAAEQATNMRSQINLLWGTMLYERSIVEFKLGLPVWHECLEVAVEKFGLAGASPTDIAVMVKNHSSNDNALEGLGFKIDEIIQAWNEMYEAKKWQSGIPSFRLEPLLRRRVSKLHFALENALKDSTE, from the exons ATGATGGGGAAGCAAagtgggaagaagaaaaaaagttcAGGGGATAGTCCAAAGCCAAGCAACAGTAGCGAAAATAGTCCGAAAACCCAAGATAAGGATACAGAAGTTTTCATTGCAATGGCTCATGAATTGAAGGATGAGGGGAATAAGTTGTTTCAGAAAAGGGACCATGGAGGAGCTATGTTGAAGTATGAGAAAGCCCTCAGATTGCTTCCCAGAAATCACATTGATGTGTCCTATCTTCGGAGTAATATGGCAGCTTGTTATATGCAGATGGGGTTGAGTGAGTATCCGAGGGCTATTAATGAGTGCAATTTGGCCCTTGAAGTTACACCCAAGTATAGTAAGGCTCTGCTGAAGAGGGCAAAGTGTTATGAGGCTTTGAATAGGTTGGATTTGGCTCTGAGAGATGTTGGTACCGTGTTGAACATGGAACCGAACAATATCATGGCACTGGAGGTTGCAGAAAGAGTGAAAGATGTGCTAGAGAAGAAGGGATTGAGGGTGAATGACACGGTGATTGAGTTGCCTCCTGATTATGTAGAACCAAGTCATAATGTGCTGCCAGGGAAATTAACGAAATTCAAGTGTCGGAAGAAGAAGGGGAACaaagatgaagagaagaaagttCATGAGGACAATACCGGGGGGAATACTGAAGACAAGATTGAGCAGAAGAAGGCTGTGGAAATAGGTGAGGAAAAGAAGTCTGTGGGTATAGAACCAAGTCATAATGTGCTGCCAGGAAAATTAATGAAATTGAAGAGCCGGAAGAAGAAGGGGAACAAAGATGAAGGGAAGAAAGTTCATGAGGACAATACGGGGGGGAATACTGAAGACAAGATTGAGGAGAAGAAGGCTGTGGAAATAGGTGAGCAAAAGAAGTCTGGGGGTATAGGTGATGTAGATAAGGATCTGGAAATAGCTGAGGAAAAGAAGGCAGAGGTCAAGGTAGTTGTGGAGGAGAAGATCACAACAACAGAAGAAGTGCCGAAAAGAAGTGTGAAATTGGTGTTGGGTGAGGACATAAGATGGGCTCAGTTGCCAGTAAATTGCACCCTCCTGCAACTAAGAGAGGTGATCCGTGATCGGTTTCCAAGATCAAGAGCAGTTCTTATCAAATATAGAGATGAAGAAGGTGATTTGGTCACCATCACTACTAATGAAGAGCTGAGATGGGCTGAAGAATCTGCAGAATCAGAAGGCTCTGTCAGGCTTTACATAATAGAAGTTAGCCCTGATCAGGATCCATTCTTTCAGGAACTGAAAGTTGAAGCGCACAAGCTTAACTATGGAGCTGAAAATGGTACATTGGTACACCACAAGGACATGAAGGGGTCATATTGCATTGAGGATTGGATTATTGATTTTGCTCAGCTGTTCAAGAACTATGCTGGCTTTGAATCTGATGCATACTTGGATCTTCATGAACTTGGGATGAAGTTCTACTCTGAGGCTATGGAGGAGACAGTTACCAGTGAAGAAGCTCAAGACATTTTCGACACAGCAGGAGAGAAGTTCCAGGAAATGGGAGCTTTAGCGTTGTTCAATTGGGGAAATGTTCACATGGCCAGGGCAAGGAAGAAGGTATTATTCACAGAAGATTCTTCCAAAGAATctatcatttcaaacatcaaaaCTGCATATGAATGGGCACAAAAAGAATACACAGAAGCTGGAAGGAGATATGAAGAAGCGCTGCATATCAAACCCGACTTCTATGAAAGCTATCTGGCCCTTGGGCAGCAGCAGTTTGAGCAGGCTAAACTTTCTTGGTATTACGCAATTAGCAGCAATGTTGATTTGGAGACTTGGCCATCCACAGAGGTTCTTAGACTTTATAACAAGGCCGAAGACAACATGGAAAAGGGCATGCAGCTGTGGGAGGAATCGGAAGAGCAACGGTTGAGTGAACTCTCTAGTCCAACTAGTTGTAAAACCCAGTTGCAGAAGATGGGTTTGGATGGGATTGTCAAAGACATATCAGCAGATGAAGCTGCAGAACAAGCTACAAACATGAGATCTCAGATAAACCTTCTTTGGGGCACCATGCTGTACGAGCGATCTATAGTGGAGTTCAAATTGGGGCTACCTGTATGGCATGAATGTTTGGAAGTTGCAGTTGAGAAGTTTGGACTTGCTGGGGCTTCTCCAACAGATATAGCTGTTATGGTCAAAAACCACTCTTCAAATGATAATGCATTGGAAG GTTTAGGATTCAAGATTGATGAGATAATACAAGCATGGAATGAGATGTATGAAGCTAAGAAGTGGCAAAGTGGAATTCCATCATTTCGGCTAGAGCCATTACTTCGGCGGAGAGTTTCAAAACTTCATTTTGCTTTGGAGAATGCTTTAAAAGACAGCACTGAATAG